In Paludibacter propionicigenes WB4, the genomic window AAATCAATAGATCATCCAAAAGTTCTAATAAACACGCTTAATGCACATTCGTTTAATACGGCGAGAAAGGATGATGATTTCAACAAGGCTCTATTGTGCAGTGATGTTTTGTTGCCTGATGGAATAAGTGTTGTGTGGGCTATGAGGCTTTTGAATGGTTTGAAAATTCAGAAAATTGCCGGAGCTGATTTGTTTTTTTATGAAATGGAGCGTGCAAACGCTAAGGGAGGCAAATGTTTTTTTCTTGGAAGTACCGAAGATACTTTAGAGAAAATACAAAAAAGAGCAGCTATAGAATACCCTAATGTGCAGGTTTTTAGTTTTTCTCCTCCATATAAAGCTGAATTTAGCGATGAGGATAATGAGCAAATGATAGATGCAATAAATACTATTAATCCCGATGTGCTTTTTGTTGGAATGACTGCTCCAAAACAGGAGAAATGGGCTTTTCAGCATTTTAATCAAATGCAGGTTGGGCATGTGTGTTGTATTGGGGCCGTATTTGACTTTTACGCTGGCACAATTCAGCGTGCTCCAAAGTGGATGATACAGCTTGGAGTTGAGTGGTTATATCGATTAATCAAGGAGCCTCGTCGTCTTTGGAGGAGATATTTGATTGGAAATACAAAGTTTTTGGGATATATATTGATTGAAAAATTGAAGTCATAAATGTTTTATTCCAGACTCAGGATTCTTATTTTATAATTGTTTTACAAGTTAATTCTATGGAGTCAAATGAAACCGAACTGAGTTTCTTATATCTGTTTTTTGATCTGATTATTTTAAATGTTGCCATTGCAATCATTATATCAGTAACGCCATTACTGAAAGGATTGAATATTCATGATATAAGCTTATATTTATTACATGCTAATATGTCGGCTGTAATAGCATATTCTGCACTCACCAGAAAGAATTTATATTTACATGATAATTTCTTAAACCGAGTACGACGAATTACGAATCGATTACTCGTATTCATTGTTGTATTATTTATTATTGCGCAACTTTTCTTACCTCCAAATTATTCTGTATTATTCATTGTTATTTATACTGTCCTTTTTTATATCGGAGAGTTGGTATTCTACTACTTTTTGTATGGATACCTCAGATTGAGCCGATCTAAAGGATTTTATGTTCATAGAGTGCTTATTATTGGATTAAATGATATGAGCACATTTCTACGCAATCTTTTGACGAATAATCCAATGCTTGGCTATGAATTTGTTGGTTTTGTAGAAGATAAACATGAAGATGATAATAGTATACTGGGTTCTATAGACAAATTGGCAACGCTTGTAAGGGAGAATGAAGTTGATTTTCTTTTCGTAACAAATTCAGCATATAATGATTTAAAGAAAACTAAGGAATTACTGGCTATTTGCAATAAAATAGGGGTAAGATTAAGATTTGTTCCTGAAAACCAATACTGGTTTCGAACCAAAATGAATATGGAGTCTATAGGCTCTCTAGTTGTATTCAATCCGCAGGAAATACCGCTTGATGATCTAAAATCCCGTTTTTTTAAAAGAGTATTTGACTTTTGTTTTTCTATTTTAGTCTTGATTTTCGTCATTAGTTGGCTGTTTCCTGTTCTCGCTATATTAATTAAATTAAGTTCAAAAGGCCCTGTTTTCTTTCGTCAAAAGCGTACCGGAATAAATAATAAAACCTTTACTTGCCTTAAGTTCAGAAGTATGCGCATGAGCAATGATGCCGATGAAAAGCAAGCTACAAAAGGAGATGGTAGAATTACCCGAATAGGAAGATTCTTGAGGAAATCGAATTTGGACGAATTTCCACAATTTCTGAATGTACTCATAGGTCAAATGTCTATTGTGGGGCCACGACCACACATGATAAAGCATACCGACCAATATTCAGAGCTCATTGATTATTATAGAGTTAGGCATTATGTTAAACCGGGAATTACAGGTTGGGCTCAAGTGAATGGGTATAGAGGTGAGACCGATGAGTTATGGAAGATGCAAAAGCGTGTAGAATACGATATGAAATACCTCGAGAATTGGACATTTGGCTGGGATCTAAGAATTATATTTCTGACTATTTTTGGTAAAAGTGCATATAAAAACGCACTTTAGTTTTAAGCTAGTTCATTTTAAAAACCTTTGACAATCTTTGTTGAAGGTTTTTTTATTTGATGTTAGTGTGAGTCTGTTTTAATCATTCAAATCTCCACTTTTATATTTTTTATTAAAGGATTAATATAAATGGATTTGTGGTGTTCGTCATGATGTGAAACTCGAAATTAAAGGCTGGGTTAAGGTAAATTGATACAGAGGAGAGACAGATGAATTATGGAAGATGGAAAAGCGTGTAGAATATAACATGGCTTATTTGAATAACCGGACATTTTGGTGGAATTTAAAAATTGTAGTATTAACTATTGTAGGGAAAAAGCTATATAGAAATACCTCTTAAATATTAAGTGCCAGTTATATGTCTTGAATAGTTCTATATTTCAAACTCAGAGAAAGTATTTCCTATGAGTTTTTTTTGGTTTTATTAAATTCATAATTCCCAATTATTACCTTCAAGTGTGTTTTGACATATTGGATTTGAGAAAGAGGTATTTCCCTTTTGTTTGTCGTTAGTTGAAAACTGAAACATTTTGTATTTATTCCTGTTTTTTTTATGTGTTTTTGCTCTTCTTTCCTCGTTTTTTGCGTATTTAAAACGTTAAAGTTCCGTTTAAGAAAGGAATATTTTATTTTAAAAAAAATATTTTTGATTCATTTACATTTTTTTGTTTTACATTTTTCTTCATACGCTTAATTTGTGTAATACCATGAAAACTAATTGAATAAGTAAAAGTAAAAAGAATGAAAATATGTTTCATTGGCTGTTTTTTGATACTGAAATTATATACTTGCCTACATATTGACACAAAAATTCTGTATATTTTTTCTATTTATCATCAAAAATACTTGTTTTTTAATTATTAATACTTTATTTTTGCAAACTGTTTAAATGAGGTTACAACAAAAAACGTAAATTAAAGAAGATTAATAAACAAAATGTTAAATTTATGAGAAAACTAACGTTCTTATTGACTTGCCTGTTTTTGGTAGGTGTAGGTTTGGTTAATGCTCAATCAAAATCAATTTCCGGAAAAGTTCTTTCCGCGGATGACGGGCAGCCAATTATTGGAGCTAATATAAAGGTAAAGGGTACCACTGTAGGTACAATTACCAATGTAGATGGCGAATTTAAAATTAGTTTGCAGGGAGATGCAAAAATTTTAATCGTTTCGTACGTTGGTATGACTAAGACTGAAGTTCAAGCTGTAAATGGTATGACAGTTATACTTCATCCTGATTCAAAAATAATAGATGAGGTTTTGGTAGTTGCTTATGGAACGGCAAAGAAAAGTTCATTTACTGGATCAGCCAGTGTAGTTTCAGCAGCTAAAATTGCAGATAGATCAATGTCTAATGTGACGGCTGCTCTTGAAGGAAGTACTGCAGGTGTATCAGTGTCAGGCAATAGTGGTCAGCCAGGCTCTGGAATCAATGTGCGTGTTCGTGGTTTTGGTTCAGTGAATGCTTCCAATACTCCTCTTTATATTGTAGATGGTGTTCCTTATGAGGGAGCTATTTCTAATATAAGTTCAGATGATATTGAAAGTATGACGATTTTGAAAGATGCTGCTTCTACTGCTCTTTACGGGGCTAAGGCTGCCAATGGTATAGTAGTGTTGACAACAAAAAAGGGTAAAAAAGATAAGGCTCGTGTGCAGTTTAAGGCTACTACAGGAGTTGTTTCTAGAGGGTTGCCAGAGCAGAGAACAGTTGGCGTAGACGATTATATGAAATTGTCTTGGGAGACTCTTCGTAATAGCAAAATATATCCAACTACCGGAGTTGCTATGACTGCAACTGCTGCTGGTCAATATGCTTCTGATAACTTAATTTCAGGTGCTTTGTATATGAATCCCTACACCGTTGGGAATACAGAAATATTTTCAACAGATGGAGTGTTGAATTCGGCGGCTAAATTAAAATATGGAAATGATTGTAATTGGTTTGATGCAATTGAGCGTACCGGAATTCGTCAAGATTACGGAATGAACATATCAGGAGGTAATGATAAGACACAATATTTTTTCTCTGTGGGGTATCTAAATGAAAAGGGATATGTTATAAATTCTGATTTTGAACGGTTTAATGCTCGCGCAAATGTGGAATCGAATGTAACAAGTTATTTAAGAACTGGTGTCAGTATTAATGGATCTCGTTCTAATTCGAAATTTGCAAGAACAAGTTCGGATGATAATTCAGCCTACGTGAATCCGTTTAACTTTGCTCGTAGTATGGCTCCTATTTATCCAATCTATTTGCACGATCCAACTAGTGGTGACTATATACTCGATGCGTTTGGTCAAAAACAATATGATTACACCTCGAGCCGTGCAACTAACGCGGGTCGCCATGTGATTGCTGAAACAGAATGGAATAATAACAGTTATGTTCGTCAGGCAATAGGTGTTAGAGCATTTGCTGAGTTGAGTTTTTTGAAGGATTTTAAACTTACTTTGAATGGTGCAGGAGATTTCTCGGACTATAAAGAATCTGTTTATGAGAATACTTTAGTTGGTGATGGTGCTCCTTCTGGTCGTGGTCAAAGAGACTTTTCAGACAGCAAAACTTGGAATTTGAATCAAGTATTGGCGTATGAAAAATCGTTTGGACTACATAGCTTTGCTGTAAAAGCGATACATGAAAGTTACAAATATACTTATCAGGATTTATATGCCATGCGCCAAGGTTTGATAGCTGATGGTAATTTTGAATTGTATAATTTTACTACGACCAATGATGTTTATAGTTACACTTCGGAGAAAAGGACAGAGTCGTATCTAGGAAATTTCGAGTACAATTTTAATAATAAGTATTATTTATCAGCCAATGTTAATCGTAGTGCCTCTTCTAAATTTGCAAAAGAAAATCGTTGGGGAACTTTCTGGGGCGTTGGTGCCTCGTGGCGAATAGATCAAGAAAAATTCATGAATCAATTTGGCTTTGTTAACTCCTTGAAATTACGGAGCTCATATGGTCAGAATGGTAATGAATCTTTGTTGACGAGTTCGGGTAGTGAAGATTATTTTCCATATCAAGGGCTCTATAACATTCAAAATAATGGTACTGAGGCTGGTTTCTGGTTAAGTTCTTTAGAAAATAAGGATTTGTCTTGGGAAAAAAATGCTCAATTCGATGTTGCGATTGAATATGGTTTATTTAATCGCTTGAGAGGTTCTTTTGAATTTTATAATCGCCAGTCTACGAACCTTCTGTTTTCTGTACCACTTCCTGTTTCAGGCGGTGTATCAAGTATCTGGAGTAATATTGGAACTATGTATAATCGTGGTTTTGAAGTTATGGTGTCAGTGGATCCTGTTAAGACTAAAGATCTTGTTTGGACGATTGACTTGACAGCCTCTACAAATAAGAACGAAATAACTAAGATGCCTAAAAATATTGATGGCACCTCGAAAGAAATTATTTCAGGTACAAAGAAGCTCTCTGAGGGACATTCTATGTATGATTTTTGGTTGCGTCAATGGTATGGCGTAAATCAAGCTGATGGTTCGGCATTGTATTATGCACAAGATAAAGTAACCACAACTAATCGGGTTGTAATTGGAGTTGATACTCTGACTACAAATGTAAATAATGCGCGCTATGGTTATTCTGGTTCTTCATTACCTAAAGTGCAGGGAGCATTTACCAATACTTTGAAATATAAGCATTTTGATCTTTCCTTTATGTTCACTTACTCTCTAGGAGGTAAAATTTATGATACAAACTATCAATCGTTGATGGTGTCTTCAGCCTATGGTCCAAAACATACGGATATTTTGAATAGATGGCAGAATGTAGGTGATATTACCAATGTACCACGAATGGATGCAGGACAAGCGACTAATTTTAATGCGAATAGTGATCGGTTTCTAATCTCTAGAGATTATTTAATGTTTAAAAACTTAACTTTTGGATACAGTTTTCCTGCCAATTGGATGCGCACAATTGAGGCTACCGATGGTAGAATATTTGTGTCGGCCGAAAACTTGTTTATTCTTTCCAAGCGAAAAGGGATGAATGTATCGGAATCGTTTGCCGGAACTACCTCAAATGTTTACAATCCGTCTAAAATTGTTTCACTTGGCATCAACATTACATTTTAAAAATACGTAATATGAAAAAAATAACACTTATAGCTCTAATATTGGGGTTACTTTCTTCTTGCGAGGAAAGTTTTCTGGAAACAACTCCGACGACTTCGGTTTCTTCAAGTTCTATTCTGGCTTCTGTAGGAAATGCGGAAGCTTCAATCAACGGTATTCACCGTATGCTTTATCAACAATGGGAAAGTAGCCAAGATATGGGCGGATATGCCGGTATGATGATAGCTATGGATGCTATGGGGGAAGACTTGGTTTTTCCTATAAATCAATGGTATTCTAATTCTGTTTATAGATGGACGGTGCATCGGAATGTTAATGCTCTATGGGATTTTTACCCGTACGATTTTATGTATCAGGTGATAAATAATGCCAATATAGTTATTAATGGTATTGATGGAATTGCAGGTGTTCAAAAAGATAAGGATCGTGTTAAGGCTGAAGCATTGACTTACCGTGCTTGGGCGCATTTCTTTTTGGTTCAATTGTATGCAAAACGCTATGTTCCTGGAGCTGCGAATACTCAATTAGGCGTTCCATTGATGTTAAAGTCTTCAACAGTGCCTCAGCCAAGAGCTACTGTTGAAGAAGTGTATGCTCAAGTAAACAAAGATCTTGATGATGCAATTGTTCTTTTTGCTGGAACTGCTGAACGTGCTAATAAATCGCATTTTAATGCTAATGTTGCTAATGGGATTAAGGCTCGTGTTTTACTTACACAGGGAAATTGGATTGCTGCTGCAACTGCTGCCGCTGCGGCTCGTTCGGGATATAGTTTAATGTCGAATGCAGAATATAAAGCGGGATTCAATAGTGCTACAAATCCTGAGTGGATTTGGGGGTCTATTATGTCTGCAGATCAAACAATTTATTTCTATAGTTATTTTGCCTTTATGTCTTATAATTTTAATGCAGGTGCTGTCAGAACTTGCCCTAAATGTATTAACTCTCTGCTGTATGCTAAAATTTCGGCAACTGATGTTCGAAAAGGTCTTTGGCATCCAACAGAAAAAACAGGTACAGTTAAAGAAGTTGTTCTTCCTACAGCTTCCTTTACTAGATATAATTATATGAATACTAAGTTTGCTGTTGTTGATTATACGTCCAGTGTTGGTGATGTGGTAATGATGCGTGCTGCTGAAATGTACTTGATAGAGGCTGAGGCTTATGCGCGTGCGGGTCAAGATGGGAAAGCTCAGGATGCTTTGTATACGCTAGTTGTAAATCGAAATCCTTCGTATGTAAAATCTACTAGTACTGGTCAGACTTTGATCGATGAAATTATGGTTCAGCGTCGTGTAGAACTATGGGGTGAGGGTTTTAGATTTCTTGATTTGAAACGATTAAACTTGCCTCTTGATCGTACGGGTGCTAACCATGTAGTTGCTCAAATGAATGTAGCTACTGTACCTGTTGGAGATAAGCTATGGCAATGGTTGATCCCTCAGAAAGAAATGGATACAAATCCAGTGATGGTGCAAAATGAACTATAGGACTATTTTCATGTAGTTTTATTTGTAGAATTTAAAAACAGAAACAGTTGCAAGGTATGCCTTGCAACTGTTTCTGTTTTTAAATTGTTTTACGAAGTAACGTGCTTCGAATGTTATTTCGTTTTTTACGCTTATTTTGAATTGATTAATTGTTCCAAATATATTTGCAATCAAAGATTTTTAAATATTCAACTGTGAGAATTCAGCCTAATTTAATGCGAGTTCAATATAAGAAAGTTGAAAAAATTAGCATAAGACAAGAAAGTAATTATATCTACACT contains:
- a CDS encoding SusC/RagA family TonB-linked outer membrane protein → MRKLTFLLTCLFLVGVGLVNAQSKSISGKVLSADDGQPIIGANIKVKGTTVGTITNVDGEFKISLQGDAKILIVSYVGMTKTEVQAVNGMTVILHPDSKIIDEVLVVAYGTAKKSSFTGSASVVSAAKIADRSMSNVTAALEGSTAGVSVSGNSGQPGSGINVRVRGFGSVNASNTPLYIVDGVPYEGAISNISSDDIESMTILKDAASTALYGAKAANGIVVLTTKKGKKDKARVQFKATTGVVSRGLPEQRTVGVDDYMKLSWETLRNSKIYPTTGVAMTATAAGQYASDNLISGALYMNPYTVGNTEIFSTDGVLNSAAKLKYGNDCNWFDAIERTGIRQDYGMNISGGNDKTQYFFSVGYLNEKGYVINSDFERFNARANVESNVTSYLRTGVSINGSRSNSKFARTSSDDNSAYVNPFNFARSMAPIYPIYLHDPTSGDYILDAFGQKQYDYTSSRATNAGRHVIAETEWNNNSYVRQAIGVRAFAELSFLKDFKLTLNGAGDFSDYKESVYENTLVGDGAPSGRGQRDFSDSKTWNLNQVLAYEKSFGLHSFAVKAIHESYKYTYQDLYAMRQGLIADGNFELYNFTTTNDVYSYTSEKRTESYLGNFEYNFNNKYYLSANVNRSASSKFAKENRWGTFWGVGASWRIDQEKFMNQFGFVNSLKLRSSYGQNGNESLLTSSGSEDYFPYQGLYNIQNNGTEAGFWLSSLENKDLSWEKNAQFDVAIEYGLFNRLRGSFEFYNRQSTNLLFSVPLPVSGGVSSIWSNIGTMYNRGFEVMVSVDPVKTKDLVWTIDLTASTNKNEITKMPKNIDGTSKEIISGTKKLSEGHSMYDFWLRQWYGVNQADGSALYYAQDKVTTTNRVVIGVDTLTTNVNNARYGYSGSSLPKVQGAFTNTLKYKHFDLSFMFTYSLGGKIYDTNYQSLMVSSAYGPKHTDILNRWQNVGDITNVPRMDAGQATNFNANSDRFLISRDYLMFKNLTFGYSFPANWMRTIEATDGRIFVSAENLFILSKRKGMNVSESFAGTTSNVYNPSKIVSLGINITF
- a CDS encoding WecB/TagA/CpsF family glycosyltransferase produces the protein MFMLQEYTLFNHPLKSIDHPKVLINTLNAHSFNTARKDDDFNKALLCSDVLLPDGISVVWAMRLLNGLKIQKIAGADLFFYEMERANAKGGKCFFLGSTEDTLEKIQKRAAIEYPNVQVFSFSPPYKAEFSDEDNEQMIDAINTINPDVLFVGMTAPKQEKWAFQHFNQMQVGHVCCIGAVFDFYAGTIQRAPKWMIQLGVEWLYRLIKEPRRLWRRYLIGNTKFLGYILIEKLKS
- a CDS encoding RagB/SusD family nutrient uptake outer membrane protein; the protein is MKKITLIALILGLLSSCEESFLETTPTTSVSSSSILASVGNAEASINGIHRMLYQQWESSQDMGGYAGMMIAMDAMGEDLVFPINQWYSNSVYRWTVHRNVNALWDFYPYDFMYQVINNANIVINGIDGIAGVQKDKDRVKAEALTYRAWAHFFLVQLYAKRYVPGAANTQLGVPLMLKSSTVPQPRATVEEVYAQVNKDLDDAIVLFAGTAERANKSHFNANVANGIKARVLLTQGNWIAAATAAAAARSGYSLMSNAEYKAGFNSATNPEWIWGSIMSADQTIYFYSYFAFMSYNFNAGAVRTCPKCINSLLYAKISATDVRKGLWHPTEKTGTVKEVVLPTASFTRYNYMNTKFAVVDYTSSVGDVVMMRAAEMYLIEAEAYARAGQDGKAQDALYTLVVNRNPSYVKSTSTGQTLIDEIMVQRRVELWGEGFRFLDLKRLNLPLDRTGANHVVAQMNVATVPVGDKLWQWLIPQKEMDTNPVMVQNEL
- a CDS encoding undecaprenyl-phosphate glucose phosphotransferase — its product is MESNETELSFLYLFFDLIILNVAIAIIISVTPLLKGLNIHDISLYLLHANMSAVIAYSALTRKNLYLHDNFLNRVRRITNRLLVFIVVLFIIAQLFLPPNYSVLFIVIYTVLFYIGELVFYYFLYGYLRLSRSKGFYVHRVLIIGLNDMSTFLRNLLTNNPMLGYEFVGFVEDKHEDDNSILGSIDKLATLVRENEVDFLFVTNSAYNDLKKTKELLAICNKIGVRLRFVPENQYWFRTKMNMESIGSLVVFNPQEIPLDDLKSRFFKRVFDFCFSILVLIFVISWLFPVLAILIKLSSKGPVFFRQKRTGINNKTFTCLKFRSMRMSNDADEKQATKGDGRITRIGRFLRKSNLDEFPQFLNVLIGQMSIVGPRPHMIKHTDQYSELIDYYRVRHYVKPGITGWAQVNGYRGETDELWKMQKRVEYDMKYLENWTFGWDLRIIFLTIFGKSAYKNAL